The uncultured Sphaerochaeta sp. genome includes the window CTTCCCGAAAGCAAAGACGCTTGTACTGGTGAATGGGAGTGAGGAAGAGCAGAAGGTATGTGTGAATACCTTCGATAGACAACTTTTTGAGACAATAGAAGGATTTGACGTGAAATTCATATCCGTAAATAGGCTGGAAATTTGAGTTATTGCAGTTTCTTTGAATTACTGCAATACTCATCTAGGCGAGGAATGGGTATGGATATTGAAACGAAACGATCAGCAATGGACTATGCTTGTGATATATCTTTAGGGATGTTGATTTTTATTTTATTTACTTTCTCCACAAATGCAAAATTGCTCTTCCTTCCCCTTGAGATTCTCTTTATCGGTCTCTTTGGAGCAAGGTTTCTCATACAGAAATCAAAGTTATCTCTATACGCCGTCTGGAGCATCGGTCTTGCAATGATCGCCGGGATTTCAGCATTATATGCCCCGATTCAAGAAGCAGCCACAAAATGGGCAATTTCTGTTCTTCAAGTAGTAATTTTTGGGAATCTTGTGGTGCCCTATTTACGGTCATCTCAGAGAAATATGCATGTAATGTTGTATTCTTTTCTCATCGCAGTGATTGGCCTAAGTGTGAGATTGCTGCTTTCAGCACCAATTGAAGAGTTGATAAGAAGTCGGTTAGGAACGACAATTGGCATGAATGCAAACCATGTTGGATTTCTACTTGTAGCAGGGGCATTAATTGCATTATATTTTGGGATTACAAAAAAGGGCTGGTGGGTACTCCCTCTATTCGTGGGGTTTTCTCTTATCAGTCTCTTTTCAGGATCAAGAAAAGTTATTGCACTTCTTGTTATGGGGTCTCTTCTTTTAATAATTCTCTCTAGAAAGAATTACATACACATGCTCATCGCATCAGTAATATGCCTATTTTTTGCAGTAGGAGTTATCGCTATAACATTGCATTGGGAACCTTTGTATCAGATTCTTGGACGAAGAGTAGAGAGTTTTCTAGGTTTTTTCAGTACAGGGACCACAGATGGAAGTACCTCGATACGTTTTGAGATGATTCAGCATGGTTGGGAGATGTTCTTGGAAAAACCCTTTTTCGGTTGGGGGCTTCATGCTTTTACTGATATTTCAGGCTATGGATTTTATTCACATAATAATTATATTGAAATTCTTGTATCGTGGGGATTATTTGGATTTCTCTGGTATTATCTCCCTATCTTGGCGCTTCTAGTGATTGGTGTTAAGAATTTATTGAGAAAGAAGTCGTCAAAGCTTGCTGCTTTTTCTGTTGCCATACTTACTGCATTATTAGTAGATGATTTTGGGCGTGTTCGATTCTTTGATGAGGCCACTCATTTCTTGTATGCAATTTCTTATGTTGCAATTATGTGGGAGTATCCACAAAAAGGTCCTGATATTTTTACTCTAGGAAAGAGGTTTGTATATATCCTAACTCCACCTAAGTTTCGTTCCCACTCTTCATTTACACCCAAACTTATCAATGATACGCTATAGTACATTTATGTGAACATAAAAAGGCATACATTACTTTTGAATTTTGAATACCTAATTTCTTGCTTGAGTAATACAACGCGAACTGAGATGTCTTTTTGCATTGAGGTGATATGAATACTGCAACCATTCTCATCCTATCCAATGATGTAGATTACTTATATACGTTGAGACTTGAAACAATCGAGCGATTGCTCAAGGAATGTTTCTCTGTGTCGCTCTCGGCTCCCTCCAATGACCGAGTTGATTTTTTTGTAGAATTAGGGTGCACCTTTTATCCAACTGAGTTTACACCGCGAGGAAAAAATCCATTCTCAAATCTGGCACTCCTTCTAAAATATGTCCGTTTAATTAAGCAAGTACAACCTGCTGTGGTTCTAACCTATACAATTAAGGCAAACATCTATGGAGGATTGGTATGTAGAATGTTGCATGCCCCACAAATTGCCAATATGACAGGACTAGGAAAAGCCTTGATGGGTAAGGGGGTTTTACAATCCACCATCCAAAGATTACTTCGTATTGCGTTCAAGCGAGCGAGTACGGTATTTCTGCAAAATGACCGTGACTTGAATTATTTCTTGGACCATAAGATAACCAACAAAGAGCAATCAGTATTGATTCCAGGCTCTGGAGTCAATCTTGCTCGCCATCCCTTGGAGGAGTATCCCGAGGATGATGGGACTATCAGACTCATCTTCATTGCTAGAATCATTAAGGATAAGGGCATCGAAGAGATGATGGCTGCGGCAATCAAGATTCACCAAATACATCCTCATGTTACTTGTGATATTGCTGGTTTCATTGGAGAAGATGAATATGAGGCACAGCTTAAAGCTTATGGAGAGACTGGAGCTGGTTCTTATCTTGGATTTCAGAAGGATATCCATACATTAATCAAGAGAAGCCATGCCGTGGTACTCCCTTCCTACCATCTGGAAGGCATCGCGAATGTACTTCTGGAAGGGGCTGCCTGTGGGCGTCCGGTTCTCTCAACGAACCATATTGGGTGTAGAGAAACCTTCGATGATGGAGTATCTGGAATCATGTTCGAGCCAAGGTCAACTGAGGCTCTCATTGAAGCTATTGAGAAGTTCATTGCAATCCCATATGAGCAAAAGAGAGAGATGGGTGTAGCCGGAAGGAGAAAGGTTGAGAAGGAGTTCAATCGGCAGGTCATTGTCGAAGCGTATATGAATGCAATAGATAGAGTGTTTTTAGGAACACCGGAACAGGGGGCATAGATTGAAGTCTGATCTTGAAGGAAGGGCAGAGCCGATACGCGTCTTGCAAATCCTAGGGGGACTTTTTCATGGAGGTGCCGAGGCCATGATCATGAGTCTCTATCATCATATGGATACTTCTAAGGTTCAGTTTGATTTTCTTGTTCATACTGATCAAGAGGGAGTATATGACAAAGAGATTATTGACTGTGGCGGAAAGATACATCACGCTCCTGAGTATCATGGGTATAATCACTTTGGATATAAAGCCTGGTGGCAATTTTTTTTAAAAGAACATCCTGAGTATCATATTCTACACTTTCATATCCGTGGGACTGCAGCAATCGCAATCCCTATTGCAAAGAGAATGGGAAGGATTACTATTGCTCATTCCCACAGTACAGATAATGGGAAAAGTATTAAGGCTGCATTGAAGAATGTATTTCAACATTCATTAAAAAACCAAGCTGATTATCTTTTTGCCTGTTCTGAGCCTGCTGCGATTTGGCTATTTGGCAAGAAGGTTCTTCGAGCAGATAATTTTTTCCTGTGGAAAAATGCAATTGAGACGAATAAATTCTCCTTTAATGAGGACATAAGGCAGAAGATGAGAACCTCTTTTGAGTATGACGATGTTTTTGTTATTGGCCATGTAGGTCGATTTATAACTGCTAAGAACCATATGTTTCTATTGGATGTATTTTCTGAAATTTATAAACAGAATTCCAAAGCACGACTGCTGCTAATCGGAGACGGTGAATTAAGATTTCCAATTGAACAAAAGATCCAATCAATACATTTGGATGATGTGGTAACTCTGGCAGGAGCTCGATCAGATGTACAAGATTGCTTACAAGCAATGGATGTATTCTTATTTCCCTCACTTTTTGAAGGTCTCGGAATTGTTGCAATCGAAGCACAGGCAAATGGCTTGCCATGCATCGTATCTGATTCTATACCACAAGAGGTGAAAATGTCAGAATTGCTCACGTTTGTTTCATTGAAAAAGCCAACAGAATATTGGGCTCAGCAGGTTCTCTCTCATTATAAAGAAATACGTAGGGCAGGAGATGTAGAGCAGATTAAAAAGGCAGGATATGACATTATTGAATCTGCACAAGCTTTACAGGCATTTTATCTTCATCCTCAAAGAAGACTAGAAAAAGAGTAGAATCACAATAAAAACAACTCACCACCTGCAACTCTACCTAGGAATCAACTTGGACTGCAACACATGCTTTGTCTTGGTATAGGAACCTGCACTGATGACCTCTGTTTGAGAATGCTTATCCCAAGGATACCCATTTCCTATAAAGGAAGCTCAAAGGTATTAAAGGGGACATTCTAGAATGTAGAGAAATCCCATCGCTGTTGCCAAAGATCCGTACCAACAAACGGATTTCATAACTCAGATGTTGCAGAGAGGGGGAGAAACCCACATTGGTCCCTCCCCATATTCCAGAATCCTCTCTTTGTCAGATCAATTCCAACTCAGCCTCGAACTCCCCGTCCAGCGGGTAGATGGGCCTGGAGAGCTCCCTGTAGGGCAGGCGGGTGAAGAGCTCGTCGGTGCTGCCGGTGGTGAGTGCCATCATCGATCTCTTGGCGATGGCTCGTATCTCCGGTTCCAGGTAGCCCAGCTTCACCACGATTGCCTTGCATCCCGTCGGCTCAGCCCCGAGGATCCTCATCATCTCAGGGTCGTAGCATCCTACATGCTTGCTCGCCACCACCACATGCACCCCTCCCATCTCCAGGAGGGCAAGGTCGGCGTTGTTCGCCCCTTCCCATTTCTCCTTGAGGGAGATGACCCTGGCCTCAGACTCGATGGGACTGCTCTTCTCTTTGTCGAACTTCGCTCCCAGTGAGCAGTGGAAGGAAGAACCAATCCCCTCGAGGAAAGCCTGTGCCACCACAGGTGGGTCATAGAACCCCTGGTAGAGCAGGGGAGGGTCAAGTGTGGAGAGGACGGGGTCGTCCAAGATCAGGCGCAGGAAGTTCGTCACATCCCCGCTCCCCCCGGCTGTTGGGTTGTCCCCGCTGTCGCTGATGACCACCGGGTACACCCCCTCTGCAATCGACTCCTTGGTCGCCTCTATGGCATCGGCGGGCATCCTGGTCTCGTTGTAGAAGCCGAACTCGGCCCTCCTGTTCCAGAATATGGCTGCCAGTTCCTTTGCTATCTCATCGGCTCTCTTTTGGTCGTCCTGGGTCACCACCACCGCATGCACCGCGTTCTCCCTCTCATCCGCCCAGGGGAAGCCGAGGGTGTAGGAACAGGCAAGCACGCCTTCTTCCTTCTCCCTCTCCCTCAGTTCCTGGATGAGGCTCCTCATCGGTTCCACGCTGGTCTCGCTCTGTTCCCCGGCGATGAGCATCGGGATCCTCACCATGGCCATGGTGGGCTTCTTGCCTGACTCAAGGGTGCGGATGACCATCAGGGCGGCGTGGATGCCGGTCTCGTAGGTATCGGTGTGCGGGGCACACTTGTATCCCACGAACCCGTCCGCTGCCTTCCTCATGCGTCTAGTGAGGGTGGCATGCATGTCCAGGCTGGTGAGGATGGGGATGGAGGGCTGGATTTGTCTCACCGCCTCAAGCAGGTCCCCCTCGGCCTCCCCGATACCCTGAACCCGCATGCTGCCGTGCAGCGAGAGGCAGATGGCATCAAGCTCACCTGCATCCCTTAGGTCCTGCAGCAGTTCTTCCTTGAGCTCCTGGTAGTATGTTCTGTCCCACACCCCGTTGGGAACGGCACGAGCAACCAGGGAGGGGATGACCTCATAGCCTGCGGCGACGAGGGTGTTGATGATCCCGCTTGCAGAGCTCTCCCTCTTTGCAAGGAGCTCCTCCTTCCTGCTCACCCAGATCTCCTCACGGGAGGTGATGATGGGGTTGAAGGTGTCGGACTCATGATGTAGCCCGCCCACGAAGACTCGTCCCTTCATCACCTGCCCCCTTTCTGGGAGACCACGGTTCCCACCCGGCCCTTGTCGGTGTGCTTGAGACTGAACTCCGTCTGGCGGAGCATGCCGCCCATGTAGATGTGGTCGGGCCTGTAGGTCATGCGGGACTCGTAGGTGCCGTCCAGTGCCACATGGTACTCCTTGGCCCCCAGTGCTTCCTGGATCCTGGTGAAGTTTCTCTCGGTGATGCCGCAGCCGGGCATGACGATGATGCGCTCGCCTGCCTGACCAATTAGGCTTTTCAGTGTCTCCAGCCCCTCGGTGACGGTCTCCTCCAGGCCGCTGGTGAGCACCCGGTCTACCCCGAGCTCAATGAGCTTCTCCAGGGACCTTGAGGCATCGCGGTTCATGTCGAAGGCACGGTGGAAGGTGACCGAGCAGGGGCGTGCGATCTCGATGAGCTGTCTGCTGCGCTCCATGTCGATCTCCCCGTCGGGGGTGAGGATACCGAAGACGATGCCGTCGGCCCCCGCCTCACGGAAGAGCCTTGCATCCTCCTTCATCGCCTCGAACTCCAGGTCCGAGTAGCAGAAGTCGCCGCCTCGGGGGCGGACCATGACATTCATGGCTATGGTGGTGTGGGCCCTGGCTGCCTTGAAGGCTCCCAAGGATGGGGTGGTGCCCCCCTCGAACAGGTCGGCGCAGAACTCCACGCGGTCGGCCCCGCCTTGCTCTGCTGCGATTACGCTCTCGATCGATTCCAGACAAATTTCAATCTTCATTATTCTCTCTCCTCTTCCAGGACTATATGTAGTGTATGGGCACCCAAAACCGGGCGCTTGAGTGGATTCCCCACTGTATGGACGATGAACTCATGCATACCTTTCTGCAAGGGAAGAGATGTAATGAAACAATCACTGTCTCGTCCCTTTTGCAAGCTACTGTAGTAGGATTCTCCATCCACCTCTAGAACAAGCTTTTCCTCTTTCTCCAGCGGTTCTGTGGTTTTCCAGGAGATAGAGAGTTTCTTGTTCTCCTCTAGGGCAATCTTCCAGTGCAGACTTGTGGGGATAGGGCGGTAGGAGTAGTACTCTGTTCCAGTATAGCGGTAGACGACAACCGGTTCTCCACAGTCGAAGGAAGGCCCTTGGTATTCCTGTTCTGGAACCTGAAGGGATGTTGTTTTCCTCTCCGGAGGATTTCCTTGCAGTTCTTCTCCAATACCTTTCAGTACTGCTTCTTCAAACTCCTGGATTGATCCATCTCCCATCAGGCCAATATTCAACAGGTAGTTTCCTCCCTGTTCGACTACCTGCCTGGCAGTTGTACTCAGTTCCTTGATCTTCTCATGCTTGTCGCCGCGTACCTGCCAACTACGGTAGCCCCATGTCTCCTTATAGATGGAAGCAGGAGTCTGCCAAGGACAATCAAGCGCTACACTGGGCAGTTCATTATCACCCATGGTGAGGAAGTCCTGGTAGTCGTTCCATATTCTTCCATTGACCATACAATCAGGTTGCAAGTTCTGGACCAGCTCATAGATCTCTCTGGATTGTTCCTTGCTGGGAGCTCCCATATCCATCCACAGTTCACAGATGGGACCGTAATCGGAGAGCAGTTCAGTGAGCTGCTGGATATTGAGCCTTTGGTGCTCAGGGGTAATGGTGTCACTATTGTGGCTGCTGATCGGGAGAGCCTCTGGAAAATGCCAATCAATCCAGGAGAAGTAAATACCAAAAGCAAGACCATGGCGTCTGCAAGCTTCACTTAGTTCAGCAACCACATCCCTGTTGCTATGGTAGCTGGTGGTCTTGGTATCGAAGAGGCAGAACCCATCATGGTGCTTGCTGGTGATTACCAAGTAGCGCATGCCAGCTGCCTTTGCTGTCATGACAATGTGGTCTGCATCGAAATGATCAATGGTGAATTGTTCGGCCAATGCCTCGTAGTCGGCTTGGGGAAGATACCCATGACTGAGTATCTGCTCTGAGTATCCCCGTTTGACCGCTTCATTCTTCCACACCCCACCAGGAATGGAGTAGAGGCCAAAGTGGATGAACATACCAAACTGGAGATCCAGCCAGGCTTGTGTTGCTGATTCTTTCATCTCTGTTGCTCCTTGGTTAAAGCATAGGGGTGGAAAGTGAGAAACAACAGAGTCAAAAGTTATATGAGCTCTCCTTTGAGGCGTCATTTTTTTAAACTTCGACCCAGTTTTTAAAAAATGACGCCTTTTCTCATGATAAAAAGCGGCTTGCTTTGAAACTTGACGCTATGGCGATTCTGACTTCCGTGAGACGATTTTGTCATGAAGAAGCAGTTGAACCAGCCACCACAATTGAGCCTGGGAAAGAAGATGGGACGCCATTGGCAGTTCTACGTTATCGTAGCGCTCCCCATCCTCTATTTCATTGTGTTCAAGTACGTCCCCATGTATGGGGCATTGCTCGCATTCAAGCGATATCGCGTAAGCCGAGGCGTATGGGGAAGCCCCTGGGTAGGGCTCTATCAGTTCGAGAAGTTCTTTAGCAACCCCTCGTCCCTGCAGATCATGTACAACACCTTCAGCTTGAGCATGTATGCCCTGGTTACTTCAATTCCACTGGCAGTCATCCTCGCCGTTGCATTGAATGAAGCCCGTTCCAAGCTCTGGAAGAAGAGCGTACAGATGATCACCTATGCACCATACTTCATCTCCACGGTCGTCATGGTAGCCATCCTGATGCAGTTCCTTGACCCCTCCATGGGCCTCTTCAACACAGTGAGGGGACTCATGGGAAAGGATTCCCTTAACTATATGGGAGAGGCGGACTACTTCAGGCATATCTACGTCTGGTCAGAGCTTTGGAAGAACACCGGCTATAATGCGATTATCTACCTAGCGGCATTGACCGGTATCAGCCCTGAGCTGTATGAGGCGGCCAAGGTCGATGGAGTAAACAAGTTCCAGAAAGTCTGGTACGTCGACCTTCCCTCCATCAAGAGCACTATCGTCATTATGTTCATCATGAATATGGGATTCGTTATGAGCCTTGGCTTTGAAAAGGCCTTCCTCATGCAGAACCCACTGAATATTGAAACTGCTGAGATCATGTCCACCTACGTATATAAGATGGGCTTGATCAACAGTGACTTCTCGTACTCCACAGCCATTGACTTGATCAACTCAGTGATCAACGTTGTCCTGATTCTCACATTCAATCGGCTTGCCAAAATGAACAACAAGGAAGGGGGGCTCTGGTAATGCATTATAAACAAAAAGAGATGCTCACAGACAGAATCTTCTCCATCGTGGTCAATACCTTCCTGTTCATCAGCCTGGCTATTGTACTCTATCCATTGCTCTACATCATCTCCTGCTCACTGAGTGAGCCACAGGCGGTGATGGCACGCAAGGTTTGGCTCTTTCCGGTAAACTTCGACCTGGTAAGTTACAAGGCCGTCTTTACCAACAAGCAGATCGGAACCGGATACATGAACAGCCTCTACTATATGGTCACCGGAACGATTATCAGCGTAATGCTCACCATGTTGATCGCCTATCCGCTCTCCAGAAAAGAGTTCTATGGACGGAAGTTTGTAACCAAGTTCATCCTCTTCACGATGCTCTTCACCGGTGGAATCATTCCCCTCTACTTGGTGGTTCGTCAGCTCGGTATCTATGATACCCGGCTCTCCATCATCCTCCCCAATGCGATAACCGTATGGAATGTCATCATTGCCCGTACATTCCTGCAGGAGAATATCTCTGATGAATTGTATGAGGCCGCTGAGATAGACGGATGCTCTGATATCCGCTTCCTCTTCACCTTTGTATTCCCCCTCAGTGGGGCAATTGTAGCGGTTCTCGCGCTCTTTTATGCAGTAGGGCAGTGGAACAAGTACTTCGATGCACTCTTGTACCTTCAGGACCAGGCCTTGTATCCTCTGCAGATTGTGCTTCGCAACATCCTTATCATTAACCGAAACACCCCGTCCATGACGACGGATGTGGAGGCAGCGATACGGTCCCAGGGTCTGAGCGAGACGATTCGCTATGCGGTAATTGTTGTGGCGAGCTTGCCCCTTCTGGTCATCTATCCGTTTGTCCAGAAGTTCTTCGTCAAGGGAGTCATGATCGGCTCCGTCAAAGGTTGATCGTACCGGATGCATACAATGACATCCGATACCAAGGAGGATATATGAAAAAGCATTTCTTGATTGTGTTGTTGGTTGCTCTGTTGTTGCCCGCAACTCTGTTTGCTCAAGGTTCCAAGGCTACAGCAGCTGAGGACGTAGTTCAGTATACCCCGGCAGGGACCTTCCCCATCGTGGAAAGCCCGGTAACCGTGGATATCATGGTCGCACAGCCACCCTGTGTCGAGGATTACAACACCAACCGCTTTACCAAGTACATGGAAGAGCTGACTGGTGTGAAGGTGAACTACATCATGATCCCCGAGCAGGCAGCCACCGAGAAACTTGCCCTGGTTCTGGCCAGTGGCGACTACCCGGATGCATTCCTGGGCTTTGGCGTAAGCAATGAGCTCGAGACCAACTATGGTGCCATGGAAGGGCTCTTCCTACCCCTCAATGAGTACTATAGCAAGGATTGGATGCCCAACATGATGACGGCATTCAATGAGTTCCCTGGTGCTGTTGGATTCATGACCAACATCGATGGTAACATCTACTCCTTCCCCCGCTTGGAAGGCTGTTATCACTGTTCAAACCAGGCAAAGATGTTTGTCTACCAGCCCTTCCTCGATGCTCTTGGTCTTGAGACCCCAACCACTACTGAAGAGTTCTATCAGGTGTTGAAGGCTATCAAGACACAGGATCCCAATGGAAACGGCAAGGCTGATGAGATTCCCCTTGCAGGTTCAATCATTGGTTGGTCCGACCAGGTTGAGCGCTTCCTGCTCAACAGCTTCATCTACTGTGACCTCGACACCAACATCAACAGCAATGCCGATGACAACGTTGGCTACCTGATGAACGGAAAGAAAGTCGACACCGCAGTGAACAAGGACGCTTACCGTGATGGTCTTGCATACATCAACAAGCTCTACAAGGAAGGCTTGATCTACAACGGTTCATTCACCCAGGATTCCAGCCAGCTGACCCAGTTGGTAGAGAGTTCCTCTGAGCCTGTAGTTGGTTTTGCAACCGGTGGATGGAGAGGTCAGTTCACTACCATTGGTGGAGACCGTTTCCCTAACTTCCGTGCAATCGCTCCACTTGAAGGCCCTGATGGCGTGCAGTATGCAGTTGCATTCCTCCAGAACCCTGAAGTAGGCCAGCTGGTACTCAGCAGTGAGACCAAGTATGCCGAGGCAATTGTCCGTTACTTCGACTACATGTACAGCCTTGAAGGCACCCTTCAGCAGCGCAATGGATTCCAGGGCGAAGCTTGGGACTGGGCTGAGGAAGGACAGGTTGGTCTTGATGGAAGACCTGCTATCTGGCAGCAGCTTACGCAGTGGAACGACAAGGACCCCCAGAACGATACCTGGATCCAGACCTATGCAGCAGCCATGACTCCTTCCCTGAAGAATGGTCTTGCAAAAGAGCCTTCCACTCCTGCAGATCCTGCATACTACCTGCCGGAAAACAATGAGAAGACTCTCTATGATGAAACCAGCCAGCTGTACAAGCCCCATGAGGATACTTCCGTTGAGGTCCCCAAGCTCAAGTTCACTGCTGATGAAAACGAGGAGTTCTCCACTGTCAAGCGCGAGCTCGCCAACTACATCCGTCAGAGTGCGGTTAAGTTCATGGTCGGTTCCCTTGATGTGAACGATGACAAGGTCTGGAATGACTACCTTGCCAATCTCGAGAAGTTGCAGTTGTCCAAGGTGCTGGACCTGATGCAGACTGCCTACGACCGTCAGTACAAGTAAGGTTGTAGTCAAAAAAGAATCAGTGCACAAGGTCATTCTTGGCCTTGTGCTTTGAATTGGGAGAAGTGGACAATGGAGCAGAGGAAGCCAAACATCGTGTACATACTAGCTGATGACCTGGGCTACGGGGATGTATCATCCCTCAATCCGGGTTGTCCCTTTGCCACCATCCACTTCGACCGTCTCTCTGCTGAAGGTGTGAAATGCACCGACGCCCATGCTACCAGTGCAGTGTGTACTCCAAGTCGCTACAGCATCATCACCGGTAGGTACAACTGGAGGAGTGAACTCAAGAGCTCCGTGCTTGGAGGCTTCTCTCCACCTCTTATCGATGCACAAAGAAAGACCATTGCCCAGATGCTCAAAGGGAGGGGATATTCCACCCATGCAGTAGGCAAGTGGCACTTGGGAATGGAACTTCCTAAACAAGATGACTTCATTGAACAACCAGATTTTGCAGACAGTCATACCATAGACTACAGCAAGCCGATCAAGGAAGGTCCTGTTTCTGTAGGGTTTGACACATTTTATGGCATCAGCGGATCGCTTGATATGCCTCCCTATGTCTACATCAAGGATGACCGCTTTACTTCCATCCCCACCAAGGTTACCAAGGGGGAAGGGATGGGGTACTGGAGAGAAGGACTTACCGCTGATGATTTTATCCATGAAGAGGTGCTGGACCATCTCACAGACAAGGCAGTGGAAGTAATTCAAAAAGAGAGTGACCATCCCTTTTTCCTGTATTTCTCACTCCCAGCTCCTCATACCCCCATCCTTCCTGCCAAGGAATTTCAGGGAAAGTCCAAAACCAATGACTACGGGGATTTTGTCCTCCACTGTGACTGTGTTGTTGGGCGAATCCTCTCCGCGTTGGATGAGGCAGGATTGAGGGAAGATACCTTGGTGGTTTTCACCAGTGACAACGGATGTTCTCCATCGGCCGACTTTCCTGCCTTGGAAGAGGCAGGGCATAACCCGAGTTACCATTTCAGGGGAATGAAGGCTGACATTTATGAAGGGGGACATCGGGTTCCTTTGCTTATGCGATGGCCAAAGGTGATTGAACCGGGTTCCACATGTGACCAGATTGTCTCTCTCTGTGACCTGTATGCCA containing:
- a CDS encoding 1,3-beta-galactosyl-N-acetylhexosamine phosphorylase C-terminal domain-containing protein, with amino-acid sequence MKTEALLTTDNSNIDCAYFPKAKTLVLVNGSEEEQKVCVNTFDRQLFETIEGFDVKFISVNRLEI
- a CDS encoding O-antigen ligase family protein — translated: MDIETKRSAMDYACDISLGMLIFILFTFSTNAKLLFLPLEILFIGLFGARFLIQKSKLSLYAVWSIGLAMIAGISALYAPIQEAATKWAISVLQVVIFGNLVVPYLRSSQRNMHVMLYSFLIAVIGLSVRLLLSAPIEELIRSRLGTTIGMNANHVGFLLVAGALIALYFGITKKGWWVLPLFVGFSLISLFSGSRKVIALLVMGSLLLIILSRKNYIHMLIASVICLFFAVGVIAITLHWEPLYQILGRRVESFLGFFSTGTTDGSTSIRFEMIQHGWEMFLEKPFFGWGLHAFTDISGYGFYSHNNYIEILVSWGLFGFLWYYLPILALLVIGVKNLLRKKSSKLAAFSVAILTALLVDDFGRVRFFDEATHFLYAISYVAIMWEYPQKGPDIFTLGKRFVYILTPPKFRSHSSFTPKLINDTL
- a CDS encoding glycosyltransferase family 4 protein; translated protein: MNTATILILSNDVDYLYTLRLETIERLLKECFSVSLSAPSNDRVDFFVELGCTFYPTEFTPRGKNPFSNLALLLKYVRLIKQVQPAVVLTYTIKANIYGGLVCRMLHAPQIANMTGLGKALMGKGVLQSTIQRLLRIAFKRASTVFLQNDRDLNYFLDHKITNKEQSVLIPGSGVNLARHPLEEYPEDDGTIRLIFIARIIKDKGIEEMMAAAIKIHQIHPHVTCDIAGFIGEDEYEAQLKAYGETGAGSYLGFQKDIHTLIKRSHAVVLPSYHLEGIANVLLEGAACGRPVLSTNHIGCRETFDDGVSGIMFEPRSTEALIEAIEKFIAIPYEQKREMGVAGRRKVEKEFNRQVIVEAYMNAIDRVFLGTPEQGA
- a CDS encoding glycosyltransferase family 1 protein — its product is MKSDLEGRAEPIRVLQILGGLFHGGAEAMIMSLYHHMDTSKVQFDFLVHTDQEGVYDKEIIDCGGKIHHAPEYHGYNHFGYKAWWQFFLKEHPEYHILHFHIRGTAAIAIPIAKRMGRITIAHSHSTDNGKSIKAALKNVFQHSLKNQADYLFACSEPAAIWLFGKKVLRADNFFLWKNAIETNKFSFNEDIRQKMRTSFEYDDVFVIGHVGRFITAKNHMFLLDVFSEIYKQNSKARLLLIGDGELRFPIEQKIQSIHLDDVVTLAGARSDVQDCLQAMDVFLFPSLFEGLGIVAIEAQANGLPCIVSDSIPQEVKMSELLTFVSLKKPTEYWAQQVLSHYKEIRRAGDVEQIKKAGYDIIESAQALQAFYLHPQRRLEKE
- a CDS encoding M81 family metallopeptidase, whose protein sequence is MKGRVFVGGLHHESDTFNPIITSREEIWVSRKEELLAKRESSASGIINTLVAAGYEVIPSLVARAVPNGVWDRTYYQELKEELLQDLRDAGELDAICLSLHGSMRVQGIGEAEGDLLEAVRQIQPSIPILTSLDMHATLTRRMRKAADGFVGYKCAPHTDTYETGIHAALMVIRTLESGKKPTMAMVRIPMLIAGEQSETSVEPMRSLIQELREREKEEGVLACSYTLGFPWADERENAVHAVVVTQDDQKRADEIAKELAAIFWNRRAEFGFYNETRMPADAIEATKESIAEGVYPVVISDSGDNPTAGGSGDVTNFLRLILDDPVLSTLDPPLLYQGFYDPPVVAQAFLEGIGSSFHCSLGAKFDKEKSSPIESEARVISLKEKWEGANNADLALLEMGGVHVVVASKHVGCYDPEMMRILGAEPTGCKAIVVKLGYLEPEIRAIAKRSMMALTTGSTDELFTRLPYRELSRPIYPLDGEFEAELELI
- a CDS encoding copper homeostasis protein CutC, which produces MKIEICLESIESVIAAEQGGADRVEFCADLFEGGTTPSLGAFKAARAHTTIAMNVMVRPRGGDFCYSDLEFEAMKEDARLFREAGADGIVFGILTPDGEIDMERSRQLIEIARPCSVTFHRAFDMNRDASRSLEKLIELGVDRVLTSGLEETVTEGLETLKSLIGQAGERIIVMPGCGITERNFTRIQEALGAKEYHVALDGTYESRMTYRPDHIYMGGMLRQTEFSLKHTDKGRVGTVVSQKGGR
- a CDS encoding alpha-L-fucosidase, yielding MKESATQAWLDLQFGMFIHFGLYSIPGGVWKNEAVKRGYSEQILSHGYLPQADYEALAEQFTIDHFDADHIVMTAKAAGMRYLVITSKHHDGFCLFDTKTTSYHSNRDVVAELSEACRRHGLAFGIYFSWIDWHFPEALPISSHNSDTITPEHQRLNIQQLTELLSDYGPICELWMDMGAPSKEQSREIYELVQNLQPDCMVNGRIWNDYQDFLTMGDNELPSVALDCPWQTPASIYKETWGYRSWQVRGDKHEKIKELSTTARQVVEQGGNYLLNIGLMGDGSIQEFEEAVLKGIGEELQGNPPERKTTSLQVPEQEYQGPSFDCGEPVVVYRYTGTEYYSYRPIPTSLHWKIALEENKKLSISWKTTEPLEKEEKLVLEVDGESYYSSLQKGRDSDCFITSLPLQKGMHEFIVHTVGNPLKRPVLGAHTLHIVLEEERE
- a CDS encoding ABC transporter permease subunit → MKKQLNQPPQLSLGKKMGRHWQFYVIVALPILYFIVFKYVPMYGALLAFKRYRVSRGVWGSPWVGLYQFEKFFSNPSSLQIMYNTFSLSMYALVTSIPLAVILAVALNEARSKLWKKSVQMITYAPYFISTVVMVAILMQFLDPSMGLFNTVRGLMGKDSLNYMGEADYFRHIYVWSELWKNTGYNAIIYLAALTGISPELYEAAKVDGVNKFQKVWYVDLPSIKSTIVIMFIMNMGFVMSLGFEKAFLMQNPLNIETAEIMSTYVYKMGLINSDFSYSTAIDLINSVINVVLILTFNRLAKMNNKEGGLW